The following are encoded together in the Xanthobacter autotrophicus Py2 genome:
- a CDS encoding aspartate kinase (TIGRFAM: aspartate kinase; aspartate kinase, monofunctional class~PFAM: aspartate/glutamate/uridylate kinase; amino acid-binding ACT domain protein~KEGG: mlo:mll3437 aspartokinase, alpha and beta subunits) — protein MARLVMKFGGTSVANIERIRNVARHVKREVEAGYQVAVVVSAMSGKTNELVGWCKDASALYDPREYDAVVASGEQVTSGLLAIVLQEMGLSARSWQGWQLPISTDDAHGSARILDIDSEKLGAAIDGGQVAVIAGFQGIHLPTGRLTTLGRGGSDTSAVAVAAALKAERCDIYTDVDGVYTTDPRVVPKARRLDRIAFEEMLEMASLGAKVLQVRSVELAMVHNVRTFVRSSLVDPDAPETANVEKAGTLICDEEEIVANQMESQVVTGIAFSKDEAQVSIRRVADKPGIAAAVFGPLADAHINVDMIVQNVSADGFTDITFTVPTADFERAKAVIEKARDTIAHQVVEGATDVTKVSVIGIGMRSHAGVAAQAFQALAGKGINIRAITTSEIKISFLIDAAYTELAVRTLHSLYGLDS, from the coding sequence ATGGCTCGGCTGGTGATGAAGTTCGGCGGCACCTCGGTCGCCAATATCGAGCGCATCCGCAATGTGGCGCGCCATGTGAAGCGCGAAGTCGAGGCCGGCTACCAGGTCGCGGTGGTGGTCTCCGCCATGTCGGGCAAGACCAACGAACTGGTCGGCTGGTGCAAGGATGCCTCCGCCCTCTACGACCCGCGCGAATATGACGCGGTGGTGGCTTCGGGCGAGCAGGTGACGAGCGGGCTCCTCGCCATCGTGCTCCAGGAAATGGGCCTCTCCGCCCGGTCCTGGCAGGGCTGGCAGCTGCCCATTTCCACCGACGATGCCCACGGCTCCGCCCGCATCCTCGACATCGACAGCGAGAAGCTCGGCGCCGCCATCGACGGCGGCCAGGTGGCGGTGATCGCCGGTTTCCAGGGCATTCACCTGCCCACCGGCCGCCTGACCACCCTCGGCCGGGGCGGCTCGGACACCTCGGCGGTGGCGGTGGCGGCGGCGCTGAAGGCCGAGCGCTGCGACATCTACACCGATGTGGACGGGGTCTACACCACCGACCCGCGCGTGGTGCCCAAGGCTCGCCGCCTCGACCGCATCGCCTTCGAGGAGATGCTGGAAATGGCGTCTCTCGGGGCCAAGGTGCTGCAGGTGCGCTCGGTGGAGCTTGCCATGGTGCATAATGTGCGCACCTTCGTGCGCTCGAGCCTTGTGGATCCCGACGCCCCCGAGACGGCGAACGTGGAAAAGGCCGGTACGCTCATCTGCGACGAGGAGGAGATCGTGGCAAACCAGATGGAATCGCAGGTGGTCACCGGCATCGCCTTCTCCAAGGACGAAGCCCAGGTCTCCATCCGCCGGGTCGCCGACAAGCCGGGCATCGCCGCCGCCGTGTTCGGGCCTTTGGCCGATGCCCACATCAATGTGGACATGATCGTTCAGAACGTGTCGGCGGATGGCTTCACCGACATCACCTTCACCGTTCCCACCGCCGATTTCGAGCGCGCCAAGGCGGTGATCGAGAAGGCGCGGGACACCATCGCCCACCAGGTGGTGGAAGGCGCCACCGACGTGACGAAGGTGTCGGTCATCGGCATCGGCATGCGCTCCCACGCCGGCGTTGCGGCGCAGGCGTTCCAGGCGCTGGCAGGCAAGGGAATCAACATCCGGGCCATCACCACGTCGGAGATCAAGATCTCGTTCCTGATCGATGCGGCATATACCGAACTTGCGGTTCGGACTCTCCATTCGCTATACGGGCTGGACAGCTGA
- a CDS encoding 3-deoxy-D-manno-octulosonate cytidylyltransferase (TIGRFAM: 3-deoxy-D-manno-octulosonate cytidylyltransferase~PFAM: acylneuraminate cytidylyltransferase~KEGG: rpe:RPE_3769 3-deoxy-D-manno-octulosonate cytidylyltransferase) — MFPALSSERVLVLIPARMAATRLPGKPLADVGGRPMIVEVARRAAAAAIGPVAVATDSEEIAAAVRAAGVTAVLTRADHPSGSDRIFEALGALDPDGAVDVVVNVQGDLPTIAPQTIRSALAPLAEPAVDIATLCAEIVVEDERTDPNVVKVVGSPLDDNLLRALYFTRATAPFGAGPLYHHIGLYAYRRPALARFVALAPSMLEQREKLEQLRALEAGMRIDVAVVDAVPLGVDTQAHLDRARAILALEAAEQK, encoded by the coding sequence ATGTTCCCCGCTCTTTCCAGCGAACGCGTGCTCGTGCTGATCCCCGCGCGGATGGCGGCCACTCGCCTGCCGGGCAAGCCTCTGGCCGACGTGGGCGGGCGCCCCATGATCGTGGAGGTGGCGCGGCGCGCCGCCGCAGCCGCCATCGGCCCGGTGGCCGTGGCCACCGATTCCGAGGAGATCGCCGCCGCCGTGCGGGCCGCCGGCGTCACGGCGGTGCTGACCCGCGCCGACCATCCCTCCGGCTCCGACCGGATCTTCGAGGCACTGGGCGCGCTGGACCCCGACGGCGCCGTGGATGTGGTGGTGAACGTGCAGGGCGACCTGCCCACCATCGCCCCGCAGACCATCCGCAGCGCGCTCGCGCCCCTCGCTGAGCCGGCTGTGGACATCGCCACGCTCTGCGCCGAGATCGTGGTGGAGGACGAGCGCACCGACCCCAACGTGGTCAAGGTGGTCGGCTCGCCCCTGGACGACAACCTGTTGCGCGCACTCTATTTCACCCGCGCCACCGCACCTTTTGGTGCCGGACCTCTGTACCACCACATCGGCCTCTATGCCTATCGCCGGCCGGCGCTTGCCCGATTCGTCGCCCTCGCCCCCTCGATGCTGGAGCAGCGCGAGAAGCTGGAGCAGCTGCGCGCGCTGGAAGCCGGCATGCGCATCGACGTGGCGGTGGTGGACGCGGTGCCGCTGGGGGTGGACACACAGGCCCATCTCGACCGCGCCCGCGCGATTCTCGCGCTCGAAGCCGCCGAACAAAAATGA
- a CDS encoding NUDIX hydrolase (PFAM: NUDIX hydrolase; NADH pyrophosphatase-like ; Zinc ribbon NADH pyrophosphatase~KEGG: bra:BRADO0761 putative MutT/NUDIX hydrolase family protein; putative NADH pyrophosphatase) → MSVLSRPDLGAWPDLGYVGSVLDRAAHLRPHACDPSGDLLSNPAAGFYLLGGELVALKGDGPVFDPLFSRAEAQAQGRGEPLFLGLEAGAPRFALAFDPGRREELEGQGLKVTDLRSIAVGGLVLPRHLPPVACGKALFGWHGRHGFCANCGTASRILDGGWRRDCPSCGAQHFPRTDPVVIMLTAAGDKCLMGRQPHFAPGMWSCLAGFVEPGETIEEAVRRETLEEAGIATGRVTYRSCQPWPFPMSLMIGCLAQATSHDIVIDRNELEDARWFDRDEAALMLARTHPDGLFVPPPIAIAHHLVRAFVEGIDA, encoded by the coding sequence ATGTCCGTCCTTTCCCGTCCTGATCTCGGCGCCTGGCCGGACCTCGGCTATGTTGGAAGCGTGCTCGACCGCGCCGCGCACCTGCGCCCCCATGCCTGCGATCCGTCCGGCGACCTGCTGTCCAATCCAGCCGCCGGCTTCTACCTGCTGGGTGGCGAACTGGTTGCGCTCAAGGGCGATGGACCGGTCTTCGATCCGCTGTTTTCCCGCGCCGAGGCGCAGGCTCAGGGACGGGGCGAGCCGCTCTTCCTCGGGCTCGAGGCGGGCGCGCCGCGCTTTGCGCTGGCTTTCGATCCCGGCCGGAGGGAAGAGTTGGAAGGGCAGGGGCTGAAGGTCACGGACCTGCGCTCCATCGCCGTGGGCGGGCTGGTGCTGCCGCGTCACCTTCCTCCCGTCGCCTGCGGCAAGGCGCTGTTCGGCTGGCACGGCCGGCACGGTTTCTGCGCCAATTGCGGCACCGCCTCGCGCATCCTGGACGGCGGCTGGCGGCGCGATTGCCCGTCCTGCGGCGCCCAGCATTTCCCGCGCACTGATCCGGTGGTGATCATGCTGACGGCGGCGGGCGACAAATGCCTTATGGGCCGCCAGCCGCATTTCGCGCCGGGCATGTGGTCGTGCCTTGCCGGCTTCGTGGAGCCGGGCGAGACCATCGAGGAGGCGGTGCGCCGTGAGACGCTGGAGGAGGCGGGCATCGCCACCGGCCGCGTCACCTACCGCTCCTGCCAGCCCTGGCCCTTCCCCATGTCGCTGATGATCGGGTGCCTGGCGCAGGCGACGAGCCATGACATCGTCATCGACCGCAACGAGCTGGAGGACGCCCGCTGGTTTGACCGGGACGAGGCCGCCCTGATGCTTGCGCGCACTCATCCCGATGGCCTGTTCGTGCCGCCGCCCATCGCCATCGCCCATCACCTCGTCCGGGCCTTCGTCGAAGGTATCGATGCTTGA
- a CDS encoding Xanthine/uracil/vitamin C permease (PFAM: Xanthine/uracil/vitamin C permease~KEGG: plt:Plut_0864 xanthine/uracil permeases-like): MLDAKARSRSPRSHIRRVIERLFPDPRRGSRTLRRPASLVYGLDDKVPPVALVPLAAQHAMLAVTFLIYPVLAATEARLPADQMSAMLSACAMSIGVATIIQCLRTRFGSGYLAVHIPAPGAIPLAAQALMLGGLGLMAMTTLLVGICQLFMARLVRPLRVLLPPEVCGVAVSMLGVSLAGPALRRALGLDHGPLVVQNATFSSLATVGIIVAITVFAPRRLKLFAVFAGAGIGWVLALLLGAGHPEANAAIAAAPLVAWPTLTLPSLQFAPALFPLMALLVMMNLVDVLSVTVSLEKMNDADWRRADMQAAQRAVTACGIGNILNGLTSGFQSGLSSSSVGLAFATQSTARIIGILAGAMIFAIAFLPKAIVALTLIPSPVIGGILLYTSAYLVVAGMDLVTSRRLSERRVFVVGLSVLAGLSVALLPLRDQLPLALQPLFSTPLTVGALSAILLNLLFRIGIARETGEIVPDGAHAFPFARDFLERQGDVWGARRDVIAAAIPTVAQALELVIDAGIAEGPIELRARFDETHLDVYLIYDGEVVEAPKERPSPEALLGDAKEHASFAAWMLKRLSDHVHFGRTGGGKARIALSFDH; this comes from the coding sequence ATGCTTGACGCCAAAGCGCGGTCACGGTCGCCGCGGTCCCATATCCGACGCGTGATCGAGCGCCTCTTTCCTGATCCGAGACGCGGCAGCCGCACCCTGCGTCGCCCGGCCTCCCTGGTCTACGGGCTCGACGACAAGGTGCCCCCGGTCGCGCTGGTGCCGCTTGCCGCCCAGCACGCCATGCTGGCGGTCACCTTCCTGATCTATCCGGTGCTGGCGGCCACCGAGGCGCGGCTGCCGGCGGACCAGATGTCCGCTATGCTCTCGGCCTGCGCTATGAGCATCGGCGTCGCCACCATCATCCAGTGCCTGCGCACGCGCTTCGGCTCGGGCTATCTCGCCGTGCACATCCCGGCGCCGGGGGCCATTCCGCTCGCCGCCCAGGCGCTGATGCTCGGCGGGCTCGGGCTGATGGCCATGACCACGCTGCTGGTGGGGATCTGCCAATTGTTCATGGCGCGCCTGGTGCGGCCGCTGCGGGTGCTACTGCCGCCGGAAGTGTGCGGCGTGGCGGTGAGCATGCTCGGTGTGTCGCTGGCGGGGCCAGCCCTGCGCCGTGCGCTGGGGCTCGACCACGGGCCGCTGGTGGTGCAGAACGCCACCTTCTCCAGCCTCGCCACCGTGGGCATCATCGTCGCCATCACCGTGTTCGCCCCCCGTCGGCTGAAGCTGTTCGCGGTGTTTGCCGGCGCTGGCATCGGCTGGGTGCTGGCGCTGCTGCTCGGCGCGGGGCATCCGGAGGCGAACGCGGCCATCGCCGCCGCGCCCCTGGTCGCCTGGCCGACGCTGACGCTGCCCAGCCTCCAGTTCGCCCCGGCGCTGTTTCCGTTGATGGCGCTGCTGGTTATGATGAATCTCGTGGACGTTCTCTCGGTCACCGTCTCGCTGGAGAAGATGAACGATGCCGACTGGCGCCGCGCCGACATGCAGGCGGCCCAGAGGGCGGTGACTGCCTGCGGCATCGGCAACATCCTCAACGGGCTGACCTCCGGCTTCCAGTCGGGGCTGTCCTCCTCGTCGGTGGGGCTGGCCTTCGCCACCCAGTCCACGGCGCGCATCATCGGCATCCTCGCCGGTGCGATGATCTTCGCCATCGCCTTCCTGCCGAAGGCCATCGTGGCGCTCACCCTCATCCCCTCGCCAGTGATCGGCGGCATCCTGCTCTACACCTCGGCCTATCTGGTGGTGGCGGGCATGGATCTCGTCACCTCGCGCCGCCTCAGCGAGCGGCGGGTGTTCGTGGTGGGGCTGTCGGTGCTGGCGGGGCTGTCGGTAGCCCTCCTGCCGTTGCGAGACCAACTGCCGCTGGCGCTCCAGCCCCTGTTCTCCACGCCGCTCACGGTGGGGGCGCTCAGCGCCATCCTGCTGAATCTGCTGTTCCGCATCGGCATCGCTCGCGAGACCGGGGAGATCGTACCGGACGGGGCGCATGCCTTCCCATTCGCCCGCGACTTCCTGGAGCGGCAGGGCGATGTGTGGGGCGCGCGACGCGACGTGATCGCCGCCGCCATCCCCACGGTGGCGCAGGCGCTGGAACTCGTCATCGACGCCGGCATCGCCGAGGGCCCCATCGAGCTGCGCGCGCGCTTCGACGAGACGCATCTCGACGTCTATCTCATCTATGACGGCGAGGTGGTAGAGGCGCCCAAGGAGCGGCCCTCGCCCGAGGCGCTGCTGGGCGACGCGAAGGAACACGCCTCGTTCGCCGCCTGGATGCTCAAGCGCCTGTCCGACCACGTGCATTTCGGCCGCACCGGCGGCGGCAAGGCGCGCATCGCCCTGAGCTTTGATCACTGA
- a CDS encoding extracellular solute-binding protein family 5 (PFAM: extracellular solute-binding protein family 5~KEGG: nha:Nham_0378 extracellular solute-binding protein, family 5) — MRLPSVRRLAVLAAVAWAAAAPGGLAQAQVAPAAGESPAPVFRHGLSLMGQPKYPAGFPHFDYVNPAAPKGGLLRLAEDGTFDTFNFVVPRGTPAAGINLIYDTLMTAAYDEVSTEYGLIAEGASHPADFSSVTYRLRADAKWHDGTPITPDDVVFSFEALTKNNPNQRFYYSHVAKAEKTGERDVTFTFDQAGNRELPQIVGQLTILPKHWWTGTDAAGKPRDITQGSLEVPLGSGAYRIKSFVPSRSITYERVKDYWAKDLNVNVGKDNFDEIRYEYFRDDTVMLEAFKADTYDFRTESSAKNWATAYDFPARADGRVVLEMFENRASGIMQAFIPNLRRDKFKDPRVRRALNYALDFEGMNHTLFFGQYKRINSFFSGTELASSGLPQGRELEILKGVKDLVPPQVFTTAYTNPESGTEDLRRNNLREASRLLKDAGYEIKNRKLVDAKGEAFTLELLISSPAMERVAVFYKPALERLGITVTIRLVDSSQYINRVRARDFDMIVSGWGQSLSPGNEQREFWGTEAADREGSRNLAGIRDKAVDILIEKVIYATDRADLVAATHALDRVLLWNEYVVPAWTLNYTRTARWDRFAHPPTLPTFSFAFPDIWWFDPAKAAKVNAVGPASGTNSGTSK; from the coding sequence ATGCGCCTGCCGTCCGTTCGCCGCCTCGCCGTCCTCGCAGCCGTGGCGTGGGCCGCGGCCGCCCCGGGTGGCCTCGCGCAGGCGCAGGTGGCTCCCGCTGCCGGGGAAAGCCCCGCACCGGTGTTCCGCCACGGCCTCTCCCTCATGGGACAGCCGAAATATCCCGCCGGCTTTCCCCATTTCGATTATGTGAATCCGGCGGCGCCCAAGGGCGGCCTGCTGCGCCTGGCCGAAGACGGCACCTTCGATACCTTCAACTTCGTGGTGCCGAGGGGCACGCCGGCGGCGGGCATCAATCTCATCTACGACACCCTCATGACCGCCGCCTATGACGAGGTGTCGACCGAGTATGGCCTCATCGCCGAGGGCGCGAGCCATCCGGCCGATTTCTCCTCCGTCACCTACCGGCTGCGGGCCGATGCCAAATGGCATGACGGCACCCCGATCACCCCTGACGACGTGGTGTTCTCCTTCGAGGCGCTGACGAAGAACAACCCCAACCAGCGCTTCTATTACAGCCACGTGGCGAAGGCGGAGAAGACCGGCGAGCGGGACGTGACCTTCACCTTCGACCAGGCCGGCAACCGCGAGCTGCCGCAGATCGTGGGCCAGCTCACCATCCTGCCCAAGCACTGGTGGACCGGCACCGATGCCGCCGGCAAGCCGCGCGACATCACCCAGGGCTCGCTGGAGGTGCCGCTGGGCTCCGGCGCCTACAGGATCAAGAGCTTCGTGCCCAGTCGTTCCATCACCTACGAGCGGGTGAAGGATTATTGGGCCAAAGACCTTAACGTGAATGTGGGTAAGGATAATTTCGACGAGATCCGGTACGAGTATTTCCGCGACGACACGGTGATGCTGGAGGCCTTCAAGGCCGACACCTATGATTTCCGCACCGAATCCTCCGCCAAGAACTGGGCCACGGCCTATGATTTCCCGGCGCGGGCGGACGGGCGGGTGGTGCTCGAAATGTTCGAGAACCGCGCGTCCGGCATCATGCAGGCCTTCATCCCCAACCTGCGGCGCGACAAGTTCAAGGACCCGCGGGTGCGCCGCGCGCTGAACTATGCGCTGGATTTCGAGGGCATGAACCACACCCTCTTCTTCGGGCAGTACAAGCGCATCAATTCCTTCTTCTCCGGCACGGAGCTGGCCTCCTCCGGCCTGCCGCAGGGCCGCGAGCTGGAAATCCTGAAGGGCGTGAAGGACCTGGTGCCTCCGCAGGTGTTCACCACCGCCTACACCAATCCCGAGAGCGGAACGGAGGACTTGCGGCGGAACAATCTGCGCGAGGCCTCCCGCCTGCTGAAGGATGCCGGCTACGAGATCAAGAACCGCAAGCTGGTGGACGCCAAGGGCGAGGCCTTCACGCTTGAACTGCTCATCTCCAGCCCGGCCATGGAGCGGGTGGCGGTGTTCTACAAGCCGGCGCTGGAGCGCCTCGGTATCACCGTCACCATCCGCCTCGTGGATTCCTCCCAGTACATCAACCGGGTGCGGGCGCGGGACTTCGACATGATCGTCTCCGGCTGGGGCCAGTCCCTGTCGCCGGGCAACGAGCAGCGTGAGTTCTGGGGTACGGAAGCCGCCGACCGGGAGGGCTCGCGGAACCTCGCCGGCATCCGCGACAAGGCGGTGGACATCCTGATCGAGAAGGTGATCTACGCCACCGACCGGGCCGACCTTGTGGCCGCCACCCATGCCCTCGACCGGGTGCTGCTGTGGAACGAATATGTCGTCCCCGCCTGGACGTTGAATTATACGCGCACAGCGCGATGGGACCGCTTCGCCCATCCGCCGACCCTGCCCACCTTCTCCTTCGCCTTCCCCGACATCTGGTGGTTCGATCCGGCCAAGGCGGCCAAGGTGAATGCGGTCGGCCCGGCAAGCGGGACCAACAGCGGGACCAGCAAATGA
- a CDS encoding histidine triad (HIT) protein (PFAM: histidine triad (HIT) protein~KEGG: xcv:XCV2889 hypothetical protein), with translation MSQNHAFRLDPRLEADGPAVGDLPLCHVRLVDDARFFWVVMVPRRADMVEIIDLPFADRLHLIEEIAVVSSAVKASSDCAKLNVAALGNVVSQLHLHVVGREPDDAAWPGPVFGAGTREPLAAAERDKRLAALRTCLAIL, from the coding sequence ATGAGCCAGAACCACGCCTTTCGCCTCGACCCTCGCCTGGAGGCCGACGGACCGGCAGTCGGCGACCTTCCCTTGTGTCATGTTCGTCTCGTCGACGATGCTCGCTTCTTCTGGGTAGTGATGGTGCCGCGCCGGGCCGACATGGTGGAGATCATCGACCTGCCTTTTGCCGACCGGCTGCATCTCATTGAGGAGATCGCGGTCGTGTCGTCGGCGGTCAAGGCCAGCTCCGACTGTGCCAAGCTGAACGTGGCGGCGCTCGGCAACGTGGTGTCGCAGCTTCATCTGCACGTGGTCGGCCGCGAACCGGACGATGCCGCCTGGCCGGGGCCGGTGTTCGGCGCTGGCACCCGCGAGCCGCTTGCGGCGGCGGAGCGGGACAAGCGCCTCGCCGCCCTGCGCACCTGTCTCGCCATCCTGTAG
- a CDS encoding Prephenate dehydratase (PFAM: prephenate dehydratase; amino acid-binding ACT domain protein~KEGG: bja:bll1421 prephenate dehydratase) has translation MIRRITFQGEPGANSHIACREVFPDFEAVPCATFEDAFAGVESGAATYAMIPIENSVAGRVADIHHLMPQSSLSIIGEHFLPLSHQLMAVKGASLSTLKSVQSHVMALGQCRKAIRTLNLTAVIGADTAGSAREIAEAGDVSRAAIASRLAADIYGLDILAENIEDEAHNTTRFIILSRGGEWTPAGNGPVVTTFVFRVRNVPAALYKALGGFATNGVNMTKLESYQLDGRFTATQFYADVDGHPDDRPVKLALEELAFFSREMRILGVYPAHPYRAQFAAEQETF, from the coding sequence ATGATCCGCCGCATCACCTTCCAGGGCGAGCCGGGCGCCAATTCGCACATCGCCTGCCGCGAGGTGTTTCCGGATTTCGAGGCGGTGCCCTGCGCCACCTTCGAGGACGCCTTCGCCGGGGTCGAGAGCGGCGCGGCCACCTATGCCATGATTCCCATCGAGAATTCGGTGGCGGGCCGGGTTGCGGACATCCACCACCTGATGCCCCAGTCGTCGCTCTCGATCATCGGCGAGCACTTCCTGCCGCTGTCGCACCAGCTCATGGCGGTGAAGGGGGCGAGCCTCTCCACCCTGAAGAGCGTGCAGAGCCACGTGATGGCGCTGGGCCAGTGCCGCAAGGCCATCCGCACCCTCAACCTGACCGCCGTCATCGGCGCCGATACCGCAGGCTCCGCCCGCGAGATCGCGGAAGCCGGCGACGTGAGCCGCGCCGCCATCGCCTCGCGCCTCGCGGCCGACATCTACGGGCTCGACATCCTCGCCGAGAACATCGAGGACGAGGCCCACAACACCACGCGCTTCATCATCCTGTCGCGCGGCGGAGAATGGACGCCGGCGGGCAATGGGCCGGTGGTCACCACCTTCGTATTCCGGGTGCGCAACGTGCCGGCGGCGCTCTACAAGGCGCTGGGGGGCTTTGCCACCAACGGGGTGAACATGACCAAGCTGGAATCCTACCAGCTCGACGGCCGCTTCACCGCCACCCAGTTCTATGCCGACGTGGACGGCCACCCGGACGACCGGCCGGTGAAGCTGGCGCTAGAGGAGCTCGCCTTCTTCTCCCGCGAGATGCGCATTCTCGGCGTCTATCCCGCCCATCCCTACCGGGCGCAGTTCGCGGCGGAGCAGGAAACGTTCTGA
- a CDS encoding cytochrome c class I (PFAM: cytochrome c class I~KEGG: bja:blr1423 cytochrome c), translating to MDFFELNKIAGAVLGTLALTLGLGIASQILFTPEAPAKPGFDIVVQEGAAGGAAPAKAAEVPIEQLFATASVEKGAAVAKKCAACHNFQEGAGAKVGPDLYGVVGRPVASAAGFAYSAAMKAKGGDWTALALNTFLTSPKTAVPGTAMAFAGIPKEAERADLIAYLNSLSHDPKPLPTAAK from the coding sequence ATGGACTTTTTTGAATTGAACAAGATTGCAGGTGCGGTTCTGGGCACCCTGGCGCTCACCCTCGGGCTGGGGATCGCGTCGCAGATCCTGTTCACGCCTGAGGCGCCCGCCAAGCCCGGCTTCGATATCGTCGTGCAGGAAGGCGCCGCCGGCGGCGCCGCCCCGGCCAAGGCCGCGGAAGTGCCGATCGAGCAGCTGTTCGCTACCGCCTCCGTCGAGAAGGGCGCGGCCGTCGCCAAGAAGTGCGCCGCCTGCCACAACTTCCAGGAAGGCGCCGGCGCCAAGGTGGGGCCGGACCTCTATGGCGTCGTGGGCCGCCCGGTGGCTTCAGCTGCGGGCTTTGCCTATTCCGCCGCCATGAAGGCGAAGGGCGGCGACTGGACGGCCCTTGCCCTCAACACCTTCCTGACCAGCCCGAAGACCGCGGTGCCCGGCACCGCCATGGCCTTCGCCGGCATCCCGAAGGAAGCCGAGCGGGCGGACCTCATCGCCTATCTCAACAGCCTCTCCCACGATCCCAAGCCGCTGCCGACCGCCGCGAAGTAG